Proteins found in one Fusarium keratoplasticum isolate Fu6.1 chromosome 12, whole genome shotgun sequence genomic segment:
- a CDS encoding FAD-binding-2 domain-containing protein, producing MSTLPKEVDVLVVGSGNAGFASAIAAAQAGARHVLLIDKCPKDWVGGNSYFTAGAYRIAHAGLGDLLPIVNNVSREQAQRIDLAPYSERDFQKDLDKICIGRSDPELAKTLVTESNSAIKWLASNGVRFQLSFNRQAYEVDGRIKFWGGLHIKTQDGGKGLIADYLAAAERHSVQVSWSTMLSGIQADPVDGAWIVTVKVDGVDHTLAARAIILAAGGFESNAQKRSQFLGPGWDLAMVRGTPYNTGEVLDLAIQKLGAQPVGNWSGCHSVAWDANANPNVGDRVASNEYTKSGYPLGLMLNVDGQRFVDEGVDMRNYTYAKFGRAILQQPEQLAFQVWDAQTTPWLRSEEYREERVEHLKADSLEQLADKCVSRGLRDKDAFLHTIHEYNEAVYAHRQEAPSAKWDPAIKDGLSTKSSKKQLALAKSNWALPLEKGPYLAVKVTCGITFTFGGLKVDPQTAQLIRASTDRPIPGVFCVGEMMGGLFYSNYPGGSGLTSGAVFGRRAGRAAAQVAKGRTESSRTPESTGFTKSSFLTKL from the coding sequence ATGTCCACGCTCCCTAAAGAAGTCGACGTCCTGGTCGTCGGTAGCGGCAATGCAGGTTTCGCATctgccatcgccgccgcccaaGCCGGCGCAAGACACGTTTTGCTGATCGACAAGTGCCCCAAGGATTGGGTCGGCGGAAACTCGTACTTTACGGCTGGGGCATATCGCATAGCTCATGCTGGGCTTGGTGATCTGTTACCGATCGTCAACAACGTTAGTCGAGAGCAGGCCCAGAGGATCGACCTGGCGCCGTACTCTGAGAGGGACTTTCAGAAAGACCTGGACAAGATTTGCATCGGACGGTCTGATCCCGAACTTGCCAAGACGCTCGTTACTGAGTCTAACTCGGCTATCAAGTGGTTGGCATCCAACGGTGTTCGGTTCCAGCTCTCTTTCAACAGACAAGCCTACGAGGTTGATGGGAGGATAAAGTTCTGGGGCGGCCTTCATATCAAGACCCAGGACGGCGGCAAGGGCCTAATTGCCGATTATCTTGCCGCAGCTGAGAGACACTCGGTTCAGGTTTCCTGGTCCACAATGCTCAGTGGAATCCAAGCCGACCCTGTTGACGGCGCCTGGATTGTGACGGTCAAGGTTGACGGCGTCGATCATACTCTGGCGGCCCGAgccatcatcttggccgCCGGTGGATTTGAATCCAATGCGCAGAAGAGAAGCCAGTTCCTCGGCCCGGGCTGGGATTTGGCCATGGTTCGTGGAACGCCTTACAACACTGGAGAGGTCCTGGACCTTGCTATTCAGAAACTAGGTGCTCAGCCCGTGGGCAATTGGTCAGGTTGTCATTCTGTGGCATGGGATGCTAATGCCAACCCCAACGTCGGCGATCGTGTAGCATCAAACGAGTATACCAAGTCTGGATATCCTCTTGGTCTGATGCTCAATGTGGACGGTCAACGCTTTGTCGACGAAGGCGTGGACATGAGGAATTACACTTATGCCAAGTTCGGTCGAGCCATTCTGCAACAGCCCGAACAACTTGCGTTCCAGGTCTGGGACGCTCAGACTACGCCCTGGCTTCGATCCGAAGAGTACCGCGAGGAGCGCGTCGAGCACCTCAAGGCAGACTCACTGGAGCAGCTTGCAGACAAGTGTGTGTCTCGTGGTCTCCGAGATAAAGACGCTTTCCTACACACCATTCACGAGTACAACGAGGCTGTATATGCTCATAGACAAGAGGCCCCGTCAGCTAAATGGGACCctgccatcaaggacggTCTATCGACAAAATCCTCCAAGAAACAACTGGCCCTCGCCAAGTCAAACTGGGCCCTACCACTAGAAAAGGGCCCATATCTCGCAGTCAAGGTTACCTGCGGTATTACCTTTACCTTTGGTGGTCTCAAGGTTGACCCTCAGACGGCCCAGCTGATCCGCGCGTCAACCGACCGACCGATACCGGGAGTGTTCTGCGTTGGAGAGATGATGGGTGGGCTATTCTATTCTAACTACCCCGGCGGAAGTGGCTTGACTTCTGGTGCTGTCTTTGGTAGGAGGGCTGGCAGGGCTGCGGCTCAAGTCGCCAAGGGCCGTACAGAGTCTTCTCGGACACCAGAGAGCACTGGATTCACCAAGTCATCTTTTCTGACCAAGCTCTAG
- a CDS encoding Protein kinase domain-containing protein: protein MDDNLSDLVRDSKLRTRYEKPHTIHLFDDPDAPPFSARRREQWKKDRTIGHGGQGRVVLQTCTGGSRGYTQRAVKMIPLQEGGRRRYLRELEAILKFSHDKYAKYFAKTLGWYTSQSRLYIAMEYFPAGDLHSYALKYAPLPENECCEIASQILRGLAAMHQESFAHRDVKLHNILIHQSPRSVPPAPWWVKLADFGISKRLEAGTSGSTRRNGTLLYMAPELLISELSDGSRFDYPAVDLWALGVTTFFILTKSLPFQDLSSVIKYASDANRSFPETAFLNCKVSMDGQAFVRALMRRKPTERLNSWAAMRHAWNHPWRPETQTPPPHSGQIQRSGQSFKVAHHVRSSQFSSMSCSFDEGTDGSSGLDDVSSQLYSKSWSHEDTEKTNSAFEILRSRWNEDGDDWLLLAALSDDAAIRDYLLLMKGGFGAAKRAALSQAIFSDMEGFINFLIETSDNLDSRTRCGNTPLHLAAKAGNLSVVPLLIKAGVNIEAKNSDGETALSEASKAGIEVMVEMLVEEGANIEAKNKKGETPLVHAVVNGHEGTTERLVSMGADLQSRDIEGNMVFLRASEEGKMAMVRGLAKKH, encoded by the exons ATGGACGACAACTTGTCTGATCTTGTACGCGACTCCAAACTAAGGACGCGCTACGAAAAACCTCACACTATTCACCTCTTTGACGACCCGGATGCTCCTCCTTTTTCCGCACGGCGACGCGAACAATGGAAGAAAGATCGAACGATTGGCCATGGCGGTCAAGGACGCGTCGTGTTGCAGACGTGCACCGGGGGCAGTCGAGGCTATACTCAACGCGCTGTCAAGATGATTCCACTCCAAGAGGGTGGGCGACGGCGATATCTTCGGGAACTGGAAGCCATTCTCAAGTTTTCTCATGACAAA TACGCCAAGTACTTTGCAAAGACACTGGGATGGTACACGTCACAAAGCAGACTGTATATCGCCATGGAATATTTTCCCGCAGGAGATTTACATTCCTATGCTCTCAAATATGCACCCTTGCCCGAAAATGAGTGCTGCGAGATCGCCAGTCAAATTCTTCGCGGCTTGGCTGCCATGCACCAGGAAAGTTTTGCACATCGAGACGTGAAGCTTCAC AACATCTTGATTCACCAATCTCCTCGATCTGTACCTCCTGCTCCATGGTGGGTCAAGCTCGCAGACTTTGGCATCAGCAAGAGGCTGGAGGCCGGGACCAGCGGCAGCACCAGGAGAAATGGCACCCTGCTATACATGGCGCCCGAACTTCTTATATCCGAGCTGTCCGATGGGTCACGATTTGACTACCCTGCTGTGGACTTGTGGGCTCTGGGCGTCACAACCTTTTTCATCTTGACCAAGAGTCTTCCATTCCAGGACCTGTCATCCGTCATCAAATACGCCAGTGATGCCAACAGGTCGTTTCCTGAGACTGCTTTTCTTAATTGCAAAGTAAGCATGGATGGGCAAGCTTTCGTTCGTGCTTTGATGAGACGAAAACCGACAGAGAGGTTGAATTCGTGGGCTGCCATGCGCCATGCGTGGAATCATCCATGGCGGCCGGAGACAcagacaccaccaccacacaGCGGGCAAATCCAGCGCTCGGGACAATCCTTCAAGGTTGCTCACCATGTTAGGTCTTCGCAATTTTCCTCTATGAGCTGTTCTTTCGACGAAGGAACGGATGGCTCATCGGGCCTTGACGACGTCAGCTCGCAGTTGTACTCTAAATCTTGGTCTCACGAAGACACCGAGAAAACCAATTCGGCCTTCGAAATACTTCGCTCACGCTGGAATGAAGATGGTGACGACTGGCTGTTACTGGCCGCATTATCCGATGATGCAGCTATAAGGGATTACCTACTACTGATGAAGGGAGGTTTCGGGGCCGCCAAGCGTGCAGCACTCTCGCAGGCTATATTTTCCGATATGGAAGGCTTCATCAATTTCTTGATTGAGACGAGTGACAATCTCGATTCAAGGACTAGATGTGGGAATACACCCCTTCACCTGGCGGCAAAGGCTGGAAATCTGTCTGTGGTGCCGCTCTTGATCAAAGCAGGCGTCAACATTGAAGCTAAGAACAGCGACGGTGAAACGGCACTCTCTGAGGCCTCAAAGGCGGGAATCGAGGTCATGGTGGAGATGCTAGTTGAGGAAGGCGCCAACATTGAGGCCAAAAACAAAAAGGGCGAGACGCCGCTCGTTCACGCCGTTGTAAACGGGCATGAGGGCACAACGGAGCGGCTGGTGAGCATGGGTGCCGATCTCCAGAGCAGGGATATTGAAGGTAATATGGTATTCTTAAGGGCTTCGGAGGAAGGAAAAATGGCCATGGTAAGGggcctggccaagaagcatTGA
- a CDS encoding MFS domain-containing protein — translation MAKSERQNSTTTVDHEKDAIHKAMGHEKVELEALEVARAGGHEIDDLVDEMERQLEADGGLKTGFFQLNFANPKHFTWLLVAFASMGGLLSGLDQSLISGANLYLPDDLGLSTRQNSLVNSGMPLGAVGGALLLSPANEYCGRKGAIIISIILYTIGAALEAGSMNFGMIVSSRVILGLGVGLEGGTVPVYVAETVERRIRGNLVSLYQFNIALGEVFGYVVAAIFLRVPGNWRYILGSSLLFSTIMFFGMLFLPESPRFLMHKNKQLEAYKVWKRIRGVETRDAREEFYVMSAAVNQEDTEVNEGAQNHRFPWMDFFTVPRARRALVYANIMILLGQLTGVNAIMYYMSVLMNQIGFDKEQSNYMSLVGGGSLLLGTIPAIFLMERFGRRFWAITMLPGFFIGLVLIGVSYQFDIKKDLQTVEGLYLTGLIIYMGFFGSYACLTWVVPSEVYPTYLRSYGMTTSDALLFLASFVVTYNFSAMQKAMTKTGLALGFYGGIAFVGEIYQIFFMPETKNKTLEEIDLVFSRPTMDIVRENWAGVKETTSLLCRGHWHKVFVEQAMSGDDRDKTEDSTA, via the exons ATGGCAAAGTCCGAGCGACAGAACTCGACCACCACGGTCGACCATGAAAAAGATGCCATTCACAAGGCAATGGGCCATGAAAAggtcgagctcgaggccctcgaggtTGCCAGAGCTGGAGGCCACGAGATTGATGATCTCGTCGACGAAATGGAGAGACAGCTCGAAGCAGATGGAGGCCTGAAGACTGGCTTCTTTCAGCTCAACTTTGCGAACCCCAAGCACTTTACCTGGCTGCTGGTTGCTTTTGCCAGTATGGGTGGTCTTCTTTCAGGTCTTGATCAAAGTCTTATTTCCGGCGCCAACCTTTATCTCCCCGATGACTTGGGCCTGTCGACTCGACAGAACAGTCTAGTCAACTCGGGTATGCCTCTGGGAGCTGTTGGCGGTGCTCTTCTCCTGTCGCCTGCCAACGAATACTGCGGCCGAAAgggcgccatcatcatctctaTTATTCTCTACACTATCGGCGCTGCCCTGGAAGCTGGTTCTATGAACTTTG GTATGATCGTCTCTTCTCGAGTCATTCTCGGTCTTGGCGTAGGTCTTGAAGGTGGTACTGTCCCCGTCTACGTTGCCGAAACGGTCGAGCGAAGGATTCGAGGAAACCTGGTCTCGCTCTACCAGTTCAACATTGCCCTTGGTGAAGTTTTTGGATacgtcgtcgccgccatcttcctcaggGTCCCTGGCAACTGGCGTTACATCTTGGGgtcctccctcctcttctctaCCATCATGTTCTTTGG CAtgctcttcctccccgaGAGTCCCCGATTCCTCATGCACAAGAACAAGCAGCTCGAAGCTTACAAGGTCTGGAAGCGAATTCGCGGTGTCGAAACCCGTGATGCTCGCGAGGAGTTTTACGTCATGAGCGCCGCCGTCAACCAGGAAGACACCGAGGTGAATGAGGGTGCTCAGAACCATCGCTTCCCCTGGATGGACTTTTTCAC TGTCCCTCGCGCCCGACGTGCCCTCGTCTATGCCAACATCATgatccttctcggccagCTTACTGGTGTCAACGCCATTA TGTACTACATGTCTGTCCTCATGAACCAGATCGGCTTCGACAAGGAGCAGTCCAACTACATGTCCCTTGTCGGCGGTGgatctctcctcctcggcacgATCcctgccatcttcctcatgGAGCGATTCGGTCGCCGCTTCTGGGCCATCACCATGCTTCCAGGATTCTtcatcggcctcgtcctcatcggcgTCAGCTACCAGTtcgacatcaagaaggatctGCAGACTGTTGAAGGCCTGTACCTCACTGGTCTCATCATCTACATGGGCTTCTTCGGTTCTTATGCTTGTTTGACCTGGGTTGTCCCCTCCGAGGTCTACCCCACCTACCTCCGAAGTTACGGCATGACCACTTCCGAtgccctcctcttcctcgcttCCTTCGTCGTCACCTACAACTTCTCAGCCATGCAAAAGGCTATGACCAAGACCggtctggctcttggcttctACGGCGGCATTGCCTTTGTGGGAGAAATCTACCAGATCTTTTTCATgcccgagaccaagaacaagactcttgaggagattgaccTTGTCTTCTCGCGTCCCACTATGGACATTGTGAGGGAGAACTGGGCTGGTGTCAAGGAGACTACGTCGCTTCTGTGCAGAGGTCACTGGCACAAGGTCTTTGTTGAGCAGGCCATGTCTGGTGATGACAGGGACAAGACTGAGGATTCTACTGCTTAA
- a CDS encoding EHN domain-containing protein produces the protein MVQLSISGVLGALLAAAAAKSLPPSRADNFHLRPFHINLSYNVPRMIELVRNYRLPDKPEYPGVGSSMGIDLDVLKSLRKQWLSNFDWKKEQDILNKLHHYTATIEGLDIHFVHHKSNDPNAIPLLLNHGWPGSFLEFIPVIEPLIKKAKTSTGKPVSFDIIIPSLPGYAFSSLPPEGWTVEDTARVFNTLMTEVLGYKKFAVHGTDLGAPIAYHLYDAFNATTRAAHFVFMPFYPLTPDELVAWNITLSPEEEFVEQNFVRWATTEAGYFQEHSYKPNTIGLALYDNPVGQLAWIGEKFINWSDPSAGTSPSVLDHNEILRSVSLYYLTKSFVSSAYMYAQNLNGFKTEYTKARTDAPMLFSTFKYNVGFWPKELLAKLGNLVQYRFHGFGGHFPGVDNPPALVEDLREIGTYWQT, from the exons ATGGTGCAATTGAGCATATCGGGCGTTCTCGGAGCTCTTTTAGCTGCGGCAGCAGCCAAGTCTCTCCCGCCGAGTAGAGCCGACAACTTTCACCTACGCCCGTTCCATATCAACCTCTCCTACAACGTACCTCGAATGATCGAGTTGGTGCGCAACTATCGGCTGCCCGACAAGCCCGAGTACCCTGGTGTCGGTTCATCTATGGGGATTGACCTGGATGTCCTGAAGAGCCTACGGAAGCAATGGTTGTCCAACTTTGAttggaagaaggagcaagacatcctcaacaa ACTTCACCACTACACCGCCACAATCGAAGGTCTCGACATCCATTTCGTACACCACAAGTCCAACGATCCAAACGCGATTCCCCTCCTTCTAAACCACGGATGGCCCGGCTCGTTTCTCGAGTTTATCCCAGTCATCGAACCCCTCATCAAGAAAGCAAAGACATCTACTGGAAAACCCGTGTCCTTCGATATCATAATTCCCTCCCTTCCAGGCTACGCATTTTCTTCCTTGCCGCCCGAAGGTTGGACAGTCGAAGACACTGCTCGAGTTTTCAACACATTGATGACCGAAGTGCTCGGATACAAGAAATTTGCTGTTCACGGAACTGACCTTGGCGCCCCAATTGCATACCATCTTTATGACGCGTTCAATGCCACAACACGAGCAGCACACTTCGTCTTTATGCCCTTCTATCCCCTGACCCCAGACGAGCTCGTAGCTTGGAACATCACATTGTCGCCAGAAGAAGAGTTTGTGGAGCAAAATTTTGTTCGCTGGGCTACGACTGAGGCGGGATATTTTCAGGAACACTCTTACAAA CCCAACACTATTGGCCTGGCTCTCTATGACAACCCCGTGGGACAGCTTGCATGGATAGGAGAGAAGTTTATCAACT GGTCGGATCCTAGCGCAGGCACCTCGCCATCGGTGCTGGACCATAATGAGATCCTGCGAAGCGTTTCACTCTACTATCTCACCAAATCTTTTGTTTCCTCGGCCTATATGTATGCGCAAAACTTGAATGGCTTCAAAACAGAGTATACGAAAGCCCGAACCGACGCACCGATGTTGTTTAGCACATTTAAGTACAACGTTGGATTTTGGCCAAAAGAGCTGCTGGCGAAGCTAGGCAATCTCGTGCAATACCGAT TCCATGGTTTCGGTGGCCATTTCCCTGGTGTGGACAATCCACCAGCACTCGTCGAGGACCTGCGCGAGATTGGCACGTATTGGCAGACATAA